Sequence from the Heptranchias perlo isolate sHepPer1 chromosome 28, sHepPer1.hap1, whole genome shotgun sequence genome:
CTCCTGACACTGGGATGAAGTGGAATAAGATTCACTGGAGGAGGGAGTCTCACTTCACTCCGGAATCAGTTcagatattaacacacagtttacACTACAAAAGTTGGTATCAAGCTGAAACCTACTTCACactcatgttaaacttgtaaaacTGTATCCTCAGAAAATCAGCACGCTCTCAAGCCAACTTCAAATGTTCAATCATCATTGCGAAGTAAAACTCGAAATATTTTCTCTCCTATCAGTCTGCGTGCGACTTCCTACACTGAGTACAATATATAGAGTAAATTCACATGGTCGTTATACATATTTACCACAATATAAACACCAGGACAGCGCGTTCGATTCAAACTCAATCGGATCCTTGATAGTAGAAGGAAATACTATATAAGATTACAATATTGCATAGGCTTGATTTCTAATTGCATCAACCTAGACTCCACCAGATGCTATTAGAAGCACCGATTTATTTGGAGTTAAATTTTACAGTGTATTACAATTAAGTTTGAGCTGCAATATATTCCAGTAACCTGCTATAAAACTACACAAGTACCAAGTTACTTCGAATTACATTGGGTTGTCTTCTGTGTAATGTTAATTCAAGATAATTCCCAATAATGTTTCGAAATGATTTATCATCAACAATCTAATGCAGTCGACATCATAAGGCAGCAGACCTGATGCAGGTACAAtcatttcgattcactccaccttcACCCTGCTACGGGATCGAGCCCGCAAGGCGTTTAGTTGGGCAATCACCCGTAGAATCATTTCCAATACCTGGGTCAATCAATACTGCCCATCCCGTTTTAACAGATTGTTACGTACACACATTACAATACATATTTACTGTTTTAACTCAATTTGGATTGCAGGAACCATTATATTTTCCTGAACGATGATATATTGACATTTCACTTGCTGTGTATGTTCTGATCGGACTATAGTCCCGGGTGAACCATTAAACTTTTTGGAAAATGAGCAAGCGTCTTTGACAGTATCTTCTTGTTACACGAAGGAAGCAGCTACAGCCTTGAAAGAGTTAAAGGCTGAGCTAATAGGAGGTAAGAGAAGATTGAAACGAGCAGGTAAAGAATTTAACCCTCTGGTGCTGAAAGGTGAGCCTTATCACGTGGTACGCcttgatatattttttaaaaagggctgaTATTGCTTTGACGGAGTTTATCTGCCAATCTGGCCGGAGGATCGTCAGGTGGTCGGATTTCCCTGCGCATCATCACCCGTGCCGATCAGCCTTGTCCCAAATCATGCCTAGATCAGGAAGCAAGAACAAGGCTACTTTGGAAGCGGCGGATTACTCTGATGAAGAGGATGAAGTTTGCGACCCACAAGAGGACGGCGAAGCGGCTAAAGAACAGAGAAACAAACCGAAAGCTTTCAAAAGCAACGTGGCCATTTGCCCACAGGAGGCTGAAGAATCCAAGGCTAAGAAACGCACCAGACCCGTGCGATCCAAAGCCAGAAGAATTGCTGCTAACGTCAGAGAAAGAAAACGAATACTGGACTATAACCAAGCTTTCAACGCTCTGCGATTGAGCCTTAAGCATGACCTGAATGGCAAAAGATTGTCGAAGATCGCCACTCTGAGGAGGGCTATCAACAAAATCTCCACTCTCTCCATGTTCCTGCGTTCTGCTCCCGCTCAAAGATGGACATGCAACCACACCGAGTGTCAAAGCTTAGCTGAGGAGCACAGGTTGGGGGATTGTAGCCTGCAAGCCTACCAGATCCCAATAGAAAGATGCCCCTTACCTCCAGAGACATCGTATGGTGACCCTAACCACCTACCCACCTGCTCATCGCCTCATTACCCCAAATGCACATCTGGAAGTCCCTTCTACTTCCACCAGCCTCCGAATGCCAGCCCAAAGGATGAAGGTTTAATGGCCAGTCCACAATATTACTCTAGTGGAAACTACCAGCTTGGAGTTAGGACAGCTTGCCACCAAAATCACGCGGAGACCTTTGTAGACTCCTCTTCTGTACCATTAACTTGGCAGTTCAATTACTTCCCAGGAACTAACTACCAACAGACCCTCCCAATGCATTGATCAGATGCTTGTGTGTTTTTATAAAAGGTATTTTTTATTCAACTGTGATATCGTTGTTGAGGTGTAAGGTTGTGTTCAGGGATCCTTCTCAAACTCCCACGGAAAATGATAACAGGTCATTATTTAAAGTTATAACATCATACGGAGGCTTCTTTTAAAATCCTGTGTACCTATTCCATTGTAATGTCAAAAAATTGACTGGCAGTCCTGTTATTATAAATCACTTTAGTTCACAGGGATTATCGGTTGCCCATCTTCATCACAATTAAAATAGTAAAACCGACACTGAGGATCAGATTAACAGGTCGTTTCATTGCAGTTTGAGGGCTGTCGCTGTGACAGAATGGTTGCCGCATTTGTTCACATAACTGCAGTCAATGCACTTCAAATGTAGGCAGCGCTTTGAGATGCGTATGAATAATGTGCGATATAAAatgtatgtaaggaatcttacaacaccaggttataatccaacagttttatttgaaagcctccgaaagcttgcgattttcaaataaaactgttggattataacctggtgttgtaagattccttacatttgtccaccccagtccatcaccggcatctccacatcatgcctatatAAATGTAATCATGACATGCTGATGGTTGGAAGACATGATACGGTAGCTTTAAGGTATCGTAGAACCCGTGAAGAATACAGTACAACGAGGTCGTACGTCCTTGGTGTTTATCGTGTGCTGTTAGCGAAATCTTCAATTGTAGTCGTACCATTGTTATCTGaaatgtttataaaatactttggaTCTAAACGCTGTGTCACATTTTAGTTACTATATCCGAAGTATGTTTACATATTTAACGTGTCGATGTTCTCCATGCTGCACAATCTTTAAAATGAAACCAATGCTGACAATATGAAGAATAAAACCCGTTTTTGAAAATGTGACTCGTTGAACAGTCTTGAAGTTTCTCTCGTCCAAAATGACCTTTACAATATgaaatgcactttttaaaaactgaaacttATTCAAACACTGCAGGACGCCATGATTCCAATAGCTGAAATATCACAGCACACAAAgaatgatatataaacacaagCAAAGTATGAAATGATAGCACAGTCATAAAACAATAAACGAACGCCTTTGGTTAACGTCGCCTTTTGCTGCAGCCTTCCATTTAAGAGTGTTTGTACCAAGAtatctgtttattcactcaccttGTAAATATTGGTAGTTGCAACGTCAGATGATTGTTTTTCTACAGTCTATAGGACATCAGACTTAAAATGCATTAAATTCTGATTGATTGCCGCCATCTCCATTTATACGTAATTCTCGCCATTTAATCATTGACCCTCCCCGGAGAACGTCAAAATAAGTTGTTGGAAACGAGGTTCTGCTGGCTTGATGCATTTTAAAGTGGGGAAATCAAGCGGTCATAAAGAATTATTAATTTAGATGACTTTTTTGAATTTCTTTCTGCCTACTTCTGTTGTTTATTAATTGTTGGAGCATTGAATTGGAGGGTGTTATGGGTCACACTTGATTTGAGTGTTTATTGATTCCAGCTGTGTGAAGGCGCTGGATGACCACTAACTGATATCACCATGAACACAGGGCCATTTCAGTTAAGCGGCGTTAATGTCAATTTCCTTAAAATCAACCGAAGGGCGCGGTGAAATCAGAGGTCAAAGTTATCT
This genomic interval carries:
- the LOC137299222 gene encoding class A basic helix-loop-helix protein 9-like — encoded protein: MPRSGSKNKATLEAADYSDEEDEVCDPQEDGEAAKEQRNKPKAFKSNVAICPQEAEESKAKKRTRPVRSKARRIAANVRERKRILDYNQAFNALRLSLKHDLNGKRLSKIATLRRAINKISTLSMFLRSAPAQRWTCNHTECQSLAEEHRLGDCSLQAYQIPIERCPLPPETSYGDPNHLPTCSSPHYPKCTSGSPFYFHQPPNASPKDEGLMASPQYYSSGNYQLGVRTACHQNHAETFVDSSSVPLTWQFNYFPGTNYQQTLPMH